The following are encoded together in the Candidatus Neomarinimicrobiota bacterium genome:
- a CDS encoding T9SS type A sorting domain-containing protein: MLKFFLTITGIISSLFATIINIPVDYATIQGGINGAENGDTVLVQAGTYAESINFIGKNIIIMSEEGLESAIIQGDNTQRVVTFESSEGPGAMLIGFCIENGNGGIICSGNSNPIIFQCKIRNNNSTIPSDASFSLAGGGGIAIINSAPLLMNTAIYQNESSLMGGGIYMNYSTAVLANSIVYGNQGISIDGVIYLNSPNSVILNSIIWENNIGPSSNNPINILYSDIQGGWTGESNLNEQPQFVNTENGDFHLLPESPCINAGQPSFLFNDNDGTSNDIGSFGGSGFFIGMGGIDIGQVVIQSYSTYPLKIYNLMGLPLSISNLAFSNPDCWSTNIAFPFSLDLSDVSELPITFIPQMIGLDTCDLTFQFTDGINADNLSIVAEAEGIPSFGHREFRKKGQLDAGLVATIFKNYSEITDYPNQPSCEWPKGSGHSYMDGIAFMVQAEIEDISGNIIHPLETQYREFVDMSPEGEPWGWEPLPGYFNPLSSSIAMSTNPDSWPTHWPNKDSAWDGYWNGFFGRGVVHADQETYFMIDDYQDQEWDYNPVETDPSRGGLGLQVEVRGYAWNNTQFEDLLIWHYAVHNISDFDYQQVVLGLYMDTGVGGTEDGADDLGTFLPEEKLVYFNDIDGIGGGGWSPVGYVGIKFLEMPGNHSDGTDNDSDGLVDESRDNGIDDDLDWNQLVDDVGNDGIAGTNDTGEGDGFPSHGEPNFDKTDQDESDAVDINTVRFFPVHSYELHDDEQNWEIFTSGEKQSNSGDIGNLGSFVISEAFPLSSGETTYFSFAIVFGEDLEDMLSNTGSISPSRLVDDFYPGQVHTANLQPNFPNPFNPTTTIQYSLSEAEQVKLKIFDILGQEVMTLQDAKKAPGNYEVQWNGLDQSGNPLSTGVYFCRLEAGSYNRTIKMVYLR, encoded by the coding sequence ATGCTAAAATTTTTTCTGACAATTACTGGGATTATATCAAGCCTATTCGCCACAATCATCAATATACCAGTAGATTATGCAACTATACAAGGCGGCATTAATGGGGCAGAAAATGGTGATACTGTCCTTGTACAAGCTGGCACTTATGCAGAAAGTATCAATTTCATTGGTAAAAATATAATTATTATGAGTGAAGAAGGCCTGGAAAGTGCCATTATCCAGGGTGACAACACACAGAGAGTTGTCACCTTTGAATCCAGCGAAGGTCCAGGAGCCATGCTAATTGGTTTCTGTATTGAAAATGGGAATGGTGGAATCATCTGTAGCGGGAACTCTAATCCAATCATTTTTCAGTGCAAAATTCGCAACAACAACTCAACAATTCCTTCAGATGCCAGTTTCAGCCTGGCGGGTGGCGGTGGTATCGCCATTATTAATTCAGCACCGCTCCTGATGAATACTGCTATCTATCAGAATGAATCTTCCCTCATGGGTGGTGGTATTTATATGAATTATTCAACTGCCGTCCTGGCCAATAGTATTGTGTATGGAAACCAGGGGATCTCCATTGATGGAGTAATTTATCTAAACAGCCCGAATAGTGTCATTCTTAACTCAATTATTTGGGAAAATAATATTGGCCCAAGTTCAAATAACCCGATCAATATTTTATATAGCGATATTCAAGGAGGATGGACAGGCGAAAGTAATTTGAATGAACAACCTCAATTTGTAAACACAGAGAATGGAGATTTCCATCTTCTTCCAGAATCACCATGTATCAATGCTGGCCAACCAAGCTTTTTATTCAATGATAATGATGGCACTTCCAATGATATAGGATCATTTGGCGGGTCTGGATTCTTCATTGGAATGGGTGGGATAGATATCGGTCAGGTGGTCATTCAATCATACTCGACCTATCCGCTGAAAATTTACAATCTGATGGGTTTACCACTATCGATCTCGAATCTTGCATTCTCAAATCCAGATTGTTGGAGTACGAATATCGCTTTCCCTTTTAGTCTTGACTTGTCAGACGTCAGTGAACTGCCAATCACCTTTATTCCTCAGATGATCGGTCTCGACACATGTGACTTGACCTTCCAATTTACGGATGGAATCAACGCAGACAATTTGAGTATCGTGGCAGAAGCTGAGGGAATCCCATCCTTCGGCCACCGCGAGTTCAGGAAAAAAGGGCAACTCGATGCAGGCTTAGTAGCCACCATATTTAAAAATTACAGTGAGATTACTGATTATCCCAATCAACCGAGTTGTGAATGGCCGAAGGGAAGTGGCCATAGCTACATGGATGGTATAGCATTTATGGTTCAAGCTGAGATTGAGGACATCTCAGGAAACATCATCCACCCCTTAGAAACCCAATATCGGGAATTTGTCGATATGAGTCCTGAAGGCGAACCGTGGGGCTGGGAACCCCTACCTGGATATTTCAATCCACTATCTAGTTCTATTGCCATGAGTACAAACCCAGACAGTTGGCCGACACATTGGCCAAATAAAGATTCAGCTTGGGATGGATACTGGAATGGTTTCTTTGGACGAGGCGTTGTCCATGCTGATCAGGAGACCTATTTCATGATCGATGATTATCAGGATCAGGAGTGGGATTATAATCCTGTGGAAACCGATCCATCTCGAGGTGGCTTGGGATTACAGGTTGAAGTGCGGGGTTACGCCTGGAATAATACACAATTTGAGGACTTGTTGATCTGGCACTATGCTGTTCATAACATTTCAGACTTTGATTACCAGCAAGTTGTTCTGGGATTGTATATGGATACGGGTGTAGGGGGAACTGAGGATGGTGCTGATGATCTGGGTACCTTTCTGCCGGAAGAAAAATTGGTCTACTTCAATGACATTGATGGGATAGGCGGGGGTGGCTGGTCCCCAGTTGGGTATGTAGGAATAAAATTTTTAGAAATGCCTGGAAATCATAGTGATGGAACTGACAACGATTCTGATGGATTGGTCGATGAATCACGAGATAACGGAATAGACGACGATCTGGATTGGAATCAACTAGTGGACGATGTGGGAAATGACGGTATCGCTGGAACAAATGATACTGGGGAAGGAGACGGTTTCCCATCACATGGTGAACCTAACTTTGACAAAACGGATCAGGACGAATCTGATGCTGTTGATATTAATACCGTGCGGTTCTTTCCAGTTCATAGTTATGAATTGCATGATGATGAACAGAATTGGGAAATATTCACCAGTGGTGAAAAACAAAGCAATTCAGGGGATATTGGCAACCTGGGAAGCTTTGTAATCTCCGAAGCATTTCCACTCTCTTCTGGTGAGACCACCTACTTTTCTTTTGCCATTGTTTTTGGTGAAGACCTGGAAGATATGCTTTCAAATACAGGGTCAATCTCTCCCTCGAGATTGGTAGATGATTTTTATCCCGGACAAGTTCATACAGCCAATTTACAGCCTAATTTTCCGAACCCCTTCAACCCCACAACCACTATTCAATACAGTCTGTCTGAGGCAGAACAAGTTAAACTGAAAATATTCGATATTCTGGGTCAAGAGGTCATGACACTCCAAGATGCTAAAAAGGCTCCTGGTAATTACGAAGTGCAGTGGAATGGATTAGATCAATCAGGCAATCCACTGAGTACGGGAGTGTATTTCTGTCGACTAGAGGCAGGTAGTTATAATCGAACCATTAAAATGGTTTACTTGCGATAA